ATAATCCAAAATTACATAAAGAATACAAAAAAGAGGCATTGTTAAAAATGGGAATCAATAATGAGCAGTACACCCACCAAGCTTCCAGTGTTACACAACATTTCTATGGCTTAGAAATTCTCTAACCACAGAacataacaataaataaaaggcTACGGCTTTTACCCTTATTATCTCAATTTCTTCTCAAACTTGCCCTTCCTTTCTCTATACAATTCAATCCACAAATTGGTAATCCACAAAATACTAACAGAAATTGCCGCTATCACAACGATCATCCACGAAACCCAAACCCATTTGGGTATAACGCTATCTGCAGCCCCACTTATATAAAACACTCCCATTCGATACACAAAATATGGACCCAAAAAACCCCTCACCAAAGAGTAAAACGAATAAAAAGGAGCAGACAGGAAATTGTACACCTTGACGGCGAATTTGGCATCCTTCCTTCGCGCACCGGCGAGCGTCCACACGTTCTGGCAAAAACTCGTCACTTCGGCGAGGACGAGCAAGGAGAGTATGGCGTACGCGCCGTGAGAGACCATATACCGGCAAGTAAGGAAGACGAAAAGGGTGGCCAAATGGTGTCCGATAAAGAGAACATCgctaggaaagaaaatgaggtaaTGAATTAGATCCATCAAGAAATATGCAATGCTATAGTCAAGAACGGCAGCCTGTATTGCGGTGTTGGGCGACGAGAAACCGCGACGTGGGTCAGCGAGGATGGCGTAAGAGGCTAAAAAAACAGCGGGTGTGCCGTGAAAGAGGGAGATTAAGCAACTGGAGGCTTCAGGACGGACATTGGAGCTCCAATTACGAAAGACAAGGAATTGGGCTAAGAAATAAATgacaaggaagaaggagaagaataGGGGGAGATTTGGGAGAGATTGAATTAGGGTTTCCATATGTAAATGGAAACCCTTTGTGGGACTTGAATTAGGAAGAAGGAAGAGGATGATGACAATGGTTGAAGATTTTTCCTTTATAGAGAGAAAGGGATAGTGGGTGGGGTTTGGATTGACTGCTCTGAATTTTGAATTTGCTTCGCACTCGAGGAATTGTAGATAAATTTTGACACTTTGTAATTCAATTTATCTAATCTAGTAGtagtattataattttttaatttaaaaatataatttattttttaattattaatttttaaattagacACTCATTTATATAGTTTCAGCatcagtttttttttaattatatgtaaattaaattttttatatatataaaataattttttatacataaaaaaaataattttataatttccaTGAAGAAGAAATTTAAGGAAGTGTTGTATGAGAATTattcatattaatttttaattaaaaattaattattaaaaataaaaataattttattatataaaaattaaaaattaaaaaaattttattttacactttaaaattaaaatattataattatataaatttaaaaacaattattGACATTTATCTGAAGAATGGCGGAATCGATAAGGATAGCAATTTAAAACGACggtgttttaatttaatttaaatgcaCCGCTCTGTCATCGCAAGTGTCACTGAGTAGTCAGCGCCGGCTTCCACCACCTTATATTTTATCGGTCATTCAACTGGAAAGACAAGACTAAGAATTGgagttaaataaatattaattttatattataaaattaataatctcttaaaaatgataataatatatttttataattattatataattattaaaataaaattaattatattttaaaatataatttaatataataattttaaattttaaatttaagtaataatattggataataaaaaatattaaaaataaaaatttaataataataaattatttatgttaataaaaaaataaattttgatgtacaaaatttttataaagtaataaataaagaaaattttacATACTTTATGATATAAAAttatcatataaaaataattgaatattttaaattaatatattaataaattactaacttaatgtcatatatatatatatatatatatatagaaggagCTTATGTAGAAAAATTGGCAAGTGCTTTTAAAAATGTCTTAGAAAGGCAATATGCAAATCAATCGATTACCGGTCGATTCATATGGGTTGATTCcggtcttaaaaaaaaaaaaaggaaaattataGCATGAATCAGATTAATCATTGATCCAGTTTCCAAGTAAAACCGATTGAATGGGCTGATAAGTGTGGTTTTGAAAAtgtatttctttttctttaaaataaattatatacatataaaaaaataaaattttaagttattGCGTAACGTTTAAAATAGTGCAGGGAGGAATGCCTTTTTATAGGATTGATGTTATAAATTTGAATAAAGTTCAATTTGTATCATATTTATTGGAgatatttaatttagtttatttttaatttaatttaatttaatttatttttaatttttaatttaatttaatatataagttttgatttatatttaaattaatctaACTAATTAACacgtattattttttaatattaaaatgttatttttatattgtataattaattaaataaaaaattaaagtattatttttatattttcatatttttaatttaaaattaaaaaattataattaaataaaactaaaaatataaaaacattATCTTTTTctccatattattaattaatattaaaaaagtaaagtataaaaataattaattatagttaattaaattaacaataattaactaaataattaactttaaaaaaattaaaaaaaaaagcaactcAAGCGCTAAAGAGGTGAGTGAGTTACACCTTCCTTAAATTTGAGCTAAATTAgatataaattgaaaattttagattaaattaaactaaaaattaaaagtgAATTAAATTGAACATCCAACGGGAAATTAAGTTTTAttctatttatattttcatacataaattaaatttgtgtttaattttaattttttttagtaggGAGATTAAAAACATGAAGACCGAACCTAGATTTTTTAAGTgagttattaatttatttttgtaaGATAAAACAAaacaatatttatattttaattgtttttaatagaaaaaaaatgtaGTTATGATAGATAGttaccaataaaaaaaaaagcacGATTGATTTTCCATAGTTTCCAGAAAGGGAAAAATGCagtctcaaatttcaaatcctcTATTTTATTGAGTATCAATACAAGTAGAAATCTAATGTCAAAATAAGCCATTTTTCTCTATGTTTAATGTGAGGTCTTTAATTTTAGGGAAATGTTGGatgaattttgaaattatttagtTGGCTATTATATTAACAATATTCAATCATTCTTGTTTCTACATAATTAATGTTTCAGAGAATATTTtagaaattcaaataaaattaccaTATATtggataatttattattattattattattattattattattattattattattattatcatcttcATTTATCGCATCAAGCATATTTGGTAACATAATGAATTTCCAAGTAGCGTATAAAAATTTGGTCCTTCTCACGTCGTGAGCCGAGCTTGCCTGTTTGCCATCCAAGGGAAGTGAGTTCCAATAGTTGCCAGATTTCAACTGCCCTGGAAACAGATTGTATGCTTTGGAACCATGATTCATTATCATTCATGAATACAAGCAACACAACTCAatcaatctctccctcttctacgTCATTTACAGGATTTAGAACATTTAACGGCTCACCCTCGTCATCCTCATCATCCTGTTTCATGAACAAACCAAGCTGTTCTAAGGGGTTACATCCCCTAAACTTTAAACCCCCTAAGCCATCCTGCGAGTGGTCTGGGCTTGTCTCATCGACAGAGCTTGGTAAATGCTCTGCAGGCGCAGTCCTAAGCATCTCTAAGTCTTCGAGAAACCGAGAGTTTTCATTAATTTCAACAGTTTTTTCCATCTGCAAAATCAAAACTTGTACTCAAAATCCACATCAATGAATTACAGAATAAGGCTCTACTTCCACAACATGAATCTGAAATTTTACCTTCAACAAAGCTTGACGTGCCGCTTCTCTTTCAAGCTCCCTCTTCCTCCTAGCCTCAGCTGCAGCTGCTGCCTCAACTTGCCTTCGAGCATCTTCAGCAGCCTTGGCTTCAGCTTGCAATCTAGCTTTTTCTGGACATATTTAAGTAAACAATTATTTGTACACCGACAATACACCAACATAACACAAAAgagaaatcaaaataaaaattaaaaagttggTCTGAACCTTTCTTTTTCTGCAACTCAAGCTCATCCATCTCCTGCCTCAGTTTCTCAGGGTCCTTATCAACCTAACCATGCCCACAACTTATAACCATCAGCAATAGGTATGCACACAAAGATTTAAAGGCAACCCAAATTTGTAACCAACCTGCAAAAGCGCCTTTTCTCGAGCTTTTAATATTGTATCAGCAAATCGGTTCCTCAGCATTGCAGCCCTGATGAGCTTCTCAGGGGAAACCTGCCTCCCACTTGGTGCACAGTCCCCTAAGATATTTGTGAGATCAGTGAGATGCTCAACCCAAAATTTTAAGGAAAGCAATTTCTTGAGCTTACCATCTTGACAGCAATCTGACTCGAGAGAGCTTGGCTTTGGCTGGGAAGTCTGCTCAAGTTGATCCAACCCACTAACAGATTCTGGACATGACTCTGGATTGACAAATTTCATACTTTTATAAATAAACTAAGCAAAGGCAggaaaagaaaagggaaggagGGTTGGTTGAGAATCTAAATCAGGTACAAAGAGATCAAAAAAAATTTGAGACATGAAAGTTGGTCCTGGATGAGCTTTAAAAGCAAAAAAGCCAACAATTGGCTTTGAACCATCATCAACTTCTATATGGTCTTCACTGGATAAGTAATAAATTGTTTCAAAGAAGAAAGGGTTTATGATTTTCCACCTACTGAATTACGTATTTCCAGTCTCATATGAACTTATTCCAGATTTCCAATTATTTGGGGAACAAAAAGCTAGGACAGATATGGATATATTTCAGATTATATTTTATACAACACGGCTGTTTCATAAGATTAGTGCCAATTTATACAGTGATCTTGCAACATTCAACCACCACACCCCAAAAACCCCACCCctcaaaaaaaaaacaaacatcctcccccaaaaccaacaaaaagaaaaaggagagagagagagaaacactCACGATATAACTCCAACGGATCACCAGCACTTGCTTTATCATCAAATTGAGCTCCCCAGCCCAGGTTTTCGGGAGCCTAAATAAGAAATGCACAAAAAACCACTTTCAGATATGAAATGCCTCAATGCTATCAGAAGAAGAAAAAGCAAGCTTATCAGCCACAAGCGAGTTACACAATTAGGTTTTCAAAATATTAAGACAATTCAAACTAGAatgtacctttgttgcagctaCTGGAGTCAAAGCTTTAGCATCATCAAATTCACTTTCAGAAGAACTATCAGAGTCAGAGTCTGAAATGTACGAATAGAAAAAGGGAAAAGGTTACCAGTTCTGTAAGAGAATCTAATGAGTTCACTTCCAATTTAAACAAAGATTTTCTTTGGAAGTTAGAAACTTGCAATAAGATCATAGCATGTGGGAGCCGATACATGTCACAATGAACTATATTGGCTTGGATTCCAGAAAAGCAAGCAAGAAAAAACTTGTCAATCCAACTCTTGAAGGATTTGATATTCTTGTACCATTTCTtctaaaaaaatatgaaataatttatatatattatcctAATTTTGTCAGAGGGCAGGAAACTTATCCTCAAAGCCTTTTCATTTTTTTGTTCAATAGATGAAAGAAATTAGTAACTTTTTTATAGATACTATCTACCAGAAACAGGGACAGAGGGAGGTTAGGGTCTTCCCCACGAAACTTATCCTCAAagcattttcatttttttgttcAATTGATGAAAGAAATTAGTAACTTTTTGATAGATACTATCTACCAGAAACAGGGACAGAGTTAGGGGTATAgtgacaattttttaaaaataaatattttgtacGATAATTTACACTTTAGTACTTAATATTTAATGAAGTACACAATTTAATCTatatattttcaaaatcaaacAAATTAGTTTCTCACTCTATAATCCATCAACAAAATAGTTTATACTGTATCATTACAGCAGGTTTTATTCCCTCCCCACAAATGATAGATTCCTAGTTCCACCTTTgtttcaattgaaataattaaatttctgTTATTTTGATGAAATCGACGACTTAATCATtgtattttcaaaatcaaataagGTAGTTTCTcactttttaaattatatatatatatatatatatatatatatatatatatatatatgagagtaTTCCTTGTAACAACATATTAACTTTTGTGAAAAATTTTCCtatcaatttttatttatttaacaaaTAACATATTTTAATTGGGCCCCCCCCCTAAACTATATTTCTAGCTCCGTCACTGACCAGAAATCCCAAGATGGATTAACCAAAATCACACAGAGTATAAAATAAACCCCTAACTGAAAACGATATAAAGTAATTTGAGTAAAAAAATTATCAAGAAGTGgccaaaaaaaaaagataaagagagCCACAAAAACGCCTGAGAAACCTAGTTTCAGTTTTCTTTCTAATAacatatttcaattttaatttattgaattctacacTAAGTGAAGGATTCAGCATTCAAAGGGATAGCCACACCATACTAAACATAATTAAAGTAGATTAATGAGCAGTAAAATCCATTAGAGAAAGACAAACACAGATAACAATCTAATAAGGCATTGGCAATATTTAACTCATCACAGGTACTTGGGTATATGCTCTCTTACAATTTCCAAACACAAAGAACTTCCATAAACTCGTGATGTGTGTGCGCGTGTGCATTAAAAACACTATTTtggataaaaaatataaaatgggAACTCCAAACTGACACAAGAGGATAAATGAGATTCTACCACTGGAACTTCCTGAACTGATACATTTACTGCCCTTGTGACCTGCATCCTTTTCTATCTCAAAAGGAGGATAGCTTGAGACCGGACGCTCATTGCCACCAATATCAACCTCCTCATCACCTGGGTCATTACCTAGAAAAAATGAGAaagcaaaaataaataaaaggttgCTTTAAATGTGCAAAACATGACTGTCAGATTCTACACATGGAACAAAGTGCAATAAACAATGACCTTTTTGTTGTTGCATGGATGAATTGCTTAGCCCAGACACGTTCAACAGCTGCAGCGAGGAATAAAAAACACAATTCTTGTGATAAAGGCAACCAAaaacaaatgaaagaaaaataactGCTCAACTAAGAGGGTAGGATACCTCTATCTCACAAGGTTCCCCCCTTGATTCGTTCTTTTGTTTCTCTTGCAAATATTCATCTAAAAGCCTCCGCAATGTGAATAAAGTGTCATCACTGAGATCATCAATATCTATCTCAATTTCATCCTCTCCAGCATCCGTTCCCTTAGAACTATGATCTCTCAAAAAATCAATGATATTTACAGGCATTTCTCCCAACAAAGACTCCAATTCTCTTCCTAGATTCTGCTTATCATCATCCGTCATTATCTGCCTAGCAGGCTCTAGCACAATTTCATGTTGATATTCagttatttttctctttttaatgggAGATGTTTCAGAACTTTGCAGTTCTTCACAAGGGCCTGACTTTGCTGGTAAAGCCTGAGCATCAATCTTGGGTAATTTCTTTTCTATAGTTTTCCATCTCACTTCAAAATATTTACTAAGAGTATCAGCCATGATGTGTACATCATGCCCCTTTGGATTGTACTCCCTTGCATTATTGAAAGTAAGCCTCACATCAGCAAGAAATTCCAATGGGCTTGAGTACACCCCTGAGGCTATCTTCCTCTTTATGGTTGCCAAATCCATTGGATGCTTAATTATAGTAAAATAATCTGGAATGTTCAACTTCACTACATCAACTGGCTCATTAAACACCCATCCATACTGATGGGTCATCAATCTATTCAACAGCATCTCACACTGTTTCATCACCATCACATTTGTAGTGCTTGGTGCTAGAGCCTGCTTTGCAGACTTGAACCTCCCAGAACTACTCCTATTCCATTCACGCCCCTTACCTATAGGATTTGCCTTCTTCCCTGGCCCAGAGGTCATCACAGATGACTTGCTAAAATTTGCAGCTCGAGGCCCATTTGCGCCATTGCTGCAACTGAGAATGTCACTGGAAGAAGACACTGTAACGGCATTCACTTTCTGCAACTCCACTTTCTTCTGGAGTATCCCTAACTGTTCAAGTTCGAATCTCAACCTATGTATTACAACCTTTCTTTCAGATGGCGACATGCGTGATAGGGAAAGGACTTGTTTAGGAACACCAAAAGTATCCTctttatttgaatttaaattaatgCATTTCCTTGTAGGGGCACTTGAATCCTCAGAAGCAGTAACCTCTATATCAATCCGTCCTGAGCTACCAGAACCCTCCAATTCACCTGCTGTCTCAAAGGCATTTCCATAAAACCTTCCATGGAATTTATCATTCTTCACCATCATCTTTTATTCCAGTAATTCTTTAGTTCTTCTATTCACTGGGACAAAACAATTCGCTTACTACCAACTCTGCATATACAAACCATGGGAATAACGTTACCCCCACATACTTCCACATAGCCTTATCTAGCTGCTGTGTGGCTTGAACAAGACATGATAAGGCTCCATTGAGTTTGGACAAAAACATTTCACCATTCAATTCCCTTTTAACTAGATTACTTCAGTATGACAAATTCCTAATTTCACAAAGAAGGAGGGAAAACCAAGTTCTAAAAAACATATCCTCAAAATTAAAACAAGaaaattcatcaaaattccaaGTTTACAACACTTAAAAATGAAATCACTTGAATAATTGAAAcccagaataaataaataaataaataaataactcacCTTCAAAGTTGATAAATAGTTCAAATAAATTAAGATTTATAGCCTCTAAGTTCCGAAATGCAAATTTTACACCTCCAAAGTAAACTCCCTACAACAGCAACATAATTGAACCAAAAACCCTAACCGTCAACACAAAACCACCCCATAAACTAACGAAACACAACCCCAAAAGCAAAGTGATTTACCAGTCACTTATCCCTTGCTGTCTCAATGAATAGCGAAACCTTTCACCGGAAATAACTCCAACTGAAGCCGACGACAATTCACTAAACAAGATGTATGGAACCcccaccaccaccacaaccacaaacACAGCCCAAAAACTCTAGACCGTAATGTTGGCCCCAAATCTAAGCTCCAAATCAACTTAAACAGAATCAGACGGCTGTCTTGTTCACACTAGATCGCGAGCAGAGCAGCCTAAGTCGAAGAGAAGACCCCTTCAAAACACCCCCGGAAAAGAAAACCTTGAGAGAGAAGCGTGCGCGTGTTAGCTTTATAATCCTTGGCTACGGTGTGAAAACTGAACTAAAAAGGGGCCAGTGCTCTGTAGATCAACTGTTGGAGAAATATAAACCGTTAGATTTCTTTGTAAAACTAATCGTACGGGTTTGAAGTGCTTTGGATATCAGCCGTGGGACGTGACAGCTACCTAAGTAATAATTGGGTACAATCAA
The Hevea brasiliensis isolate MT/VB/25A 57/8 chromosome 18, ASM3005281v1, whole genome shotgun sequence genome window above contains:
- the LOC110662875 gene encoding transcription factor GTE8 isoform X2 codes for the protein MMVKNDKFHGRFYGNAFETAGELEGSGSSGRIDIEVTASEDSSAPTRKCINLNSNKEDTFGVPKQVLSLSRMSPSERKVVIHRLRFELEQLGILQKKVELQKVNAVTVSSSSDILSCSNGANGPRAANFSKSSVMTSGPGKKANPIGKGREWNRSSSGRFKSAKQALAPSTTNVMVMKQCEMLLNRLMTHQYGWVFNEPVDVVKLNIPDYFTIIKHPMDLATIKRKIASGVYSSPLEFLADVRLTFNNAREYNPKGHDVHIMADTLSKYFEVRWKTIEKKLPKIDAQALPAKSGPCEELQSSETSPIKKRKITEYQHEIVLEPARQIMTDDDKQNLGRELESLLGEMPVNIIDFLRDHSSKGTDAGEDEIEIDIDDLSDDTLFTLRRLLDEYLQEKQKNESRGEPCEIELLNVSGLSNSSMQQQKGDEEVDIGGNERPVSSYPPFEIEKDAGHKGSKCISSGSSSDSDSDSSSESEFDDAKALTPVAATKAPENLGWGAQFDDKASAGDPLELYQSCPESVSGLDQLEQTSQPKPSSLESDCCQDGDCAPSGRQVSPEKLIRAAMLRNRFADTILKAREKALLQVDKDPEKLRQEMDELELQKKKEKARLQAEAKAAEDARRQVEAAAAAEARRKRELEREAARQALLKMEKTVEINENSRFLEDLEMLRTAPAEHLPSSVDETSPDHSQDGLGGLKFRGCNPLEQLGLFMKQDDEDDEGEPLNVLNPVNDVEEGEID
- the LOC110662875 gene encoding transcription factor GTE8 isoform X1 is translated as MMVKNDKFHGRFYGNAFETAGELEGSGSSGRIDIEVTASEDSSAPTRKCINLNSNKEDTFGVPKQVLSLSRMSPSERKVVIHRLRFELEQLGILQKKVELQKVNAVTVSSSSDILSCSNGANGPRAANFSKSSVMTSGPGKKANPIGKGREWNRSSSGRFKSAKQALAPSTTNVMVMKQCEMLLNRLMTHQYGWVFNEPVDVVKLNIPDYFTIIKHPMDLATIKRKIASGVYSSPLEFLADVRLTFNNAREYNPKGHDVHIMADTLSKYFEVRWKTIEKKLPKIDAQALPAKSGPCEELQSSETSPIKKRKITEYQHEIVLEPARQIMTDDDKQNLGRELESLLGEMPVNIIDFLRDHSSKGTDAGEDEIEIDIDDLSDDTLFTLRRLLDEYLQEKQKNESRGEPCEIELLNVSGLSNSSMQQQKGNDPGDEEVDIGGNERPVSSYPPFEIEKDAGHKGSKCISSGSSSDSDSDSSSESEFDDAKALTPVAATKAPENLGWGAQFDDKASAGDPLELYQSCPESVSGLDQLEQTSQPKPSSLESDCCQDGDCAPSGRQVSPEKLIRAAMLRNRFADTILKAREKALLQVDKDPEKLRQEMDELELQKKKEKARLQAEAKAAEDARRQVEAAAAAEARRKRELEREAARQALLKMEKTVEINENSRFLEDLEMLRTAPAEHLPSSVDETSPDHSQDGLGGLKFRGCNPLEQLGLFMKQDDEDDEGEPLNVLNPVNDVEEGEID
- the LOC110662876 gene encoding TLC domain-containing protein At5g14285, whose protein sequence is METLIQSLPNLPLFFSFFLVIYFLAQFLVFRNWSSNVRPEASSCLISLFHGTPAVFLASYAILADPRRGFSSPNTAIQAAVLDYSIAYFLMDLIHYLIFFPSDVLFIGHHLATLFVFLTCRYMVSHGAYAILSLLVLAEVTSFCQNVWTLAGARRKDAKFAVKVYNFLSAPFYSFYSLVRGFLGPYFVYRMGVFYISGAADSVIPKWVWVSWMIVVIAAISVSILWITNLWIELYRERKGKFEKKLR